The window AGCAATAGCAGTTTGCTACCGAGCTGAACGCTCCCGGCGCCGGGTCGCGAACACGGCCGCGCCACCTACCAGGATCAGGCCGCCACCGACGGCTGCGATCGTGATGGTGTTGTCCGCGCCAGTCTTGGCGAGGTCATTGTTGTTGTAGACGGTGGGCGCCGCTGGCGCTTGGGTGGGTATCGGTTGCGGGGGCGGTGGGTAATCCGCCGCGGACGCAGGCCCGGCCAGAGCCAGTGCTCCGACGGCTGTCATTCCCGCCCCTATGATTAGCGATCGCTTGCTCATTTGAGTTCCCCTTGTTCTCATTAAGCCAGCGGTGCTGACCATTACGTTGTTTACGGGACAACTGTAGAGGTGGCCACTCACGCTGCTATCTCTACTGCAGGCTTGAATGTACATGTTGATCACTAGCGAACGCAAGGCGACCACGTGATTTCACTACATTGGGGCGGTGGCTAGCGGCTGCTCCACGGCCCGCGGGTATGACGCGGAAATGGGTTCGCTGAGGTCGACGGTGGTTGTGACCGGTTTGCCACGGGGCAGTTCCAGGTCGAGGACGATCGCGGGTCGGCCAACTTCGCGCACGAGTGGAATACCGGTCTTCCGACCGTTGACTGTGAGCGCTGATGGCC is drawn from Candidatus Nanopelagicales bacterium and contains these coding sequences:
- a CDS encoding LPXTG cell wall anchor domain-containing protein, which gives rise to MTAVGALALAGPASAADYPPPPQPIPTQAPAAPTVYNNNDLAKTGADNTITIAAVGGGLILVGGAAVFATRRRERSAR